Part of the Niallia alba genome is shown below.
GATCCCTGTTAATATGTGTAAATCGTACTTGCATAATAAAGACAATGATACGTTAGAAGGACTGCCCCCCAATAAATCTACTAATAAAATTGTTTCTAAACCGTTTTTTTCGTTCTCTTCCACAATCTCATTTGCTTTTTCCCGCAGGGCATCCACTGATTCACCTGGTCTAAGTGCTAATGCACGCAAATTATTCTGTGGACCCATAATCATTTCAGCACTTTTAATGATCTCGATGCCGAACTCACCATGTGTAATAACCAAAATTGCCCGATTTGCCATACT
Proteins encoded:
- a CDS encoding PTS sugar transporter subunit IIA → MANRAILVITHGEFGIEIIKSAEMIMGPQNNLRALALRPGESVDALREKANEIVEENEKNGLETILLVDLLGGSPSNVSLSLLCKYDLHILTGINMPMLIELLTFYQTVEETKNLIETVQGTGASGIHHLNRSFLKK